The genomic region TGCTCTCCTACGTCTATCGGGTCAATCGGCGCTTTGCCGAGCGCCTGGATGCAGGCGAGTAATCACGCAACGAAGAGGACAGACGGCATGCTGCAGATCGCCGTGCGGTTGTTGATGACGCAACATGAAGAGATCCGGGTGGCGGCGGCGCAGTTGGCCGAGCTGCTGGATGTGGGCGCGCACGAGCCGACGCTGCGGGCGCAGATGCTGCGCGACGCCACGCGTAATCTGGAGAGTCGTTTGCGCGCGCACCTGGAGCAGGAGGATTACCTGATCTACCCCAAGGCCATGGCCCACGCCGATCCCCTGTTGCGGCGTCTGGCCGAGAGCGGATTTGTGG from Magnetofaba australis IT-1 harbors:
- a CDS encoding hemerythrin domain-containing protein, which gives rise to MLQIAVRLLMTQHEEIRVAAAQLAELLDVGAHEPTLRAQMLRDATRNLESRLRAHLEQEDYLIYPKAMAHADPLLRRLAESGFVDIGRRTRSLREFFARWPDAAAIEAVPERFMADARYCLKKLSERIQFEEERLFPAVLDAPGRD